Proteins found in one candidate division TA06 bacterium genomic segment:
- a CDS encoding VCBS repeat-containing protein, giving the protein MALGWATRKSSLISEWSPEANCRNTIKNSHFLSSYNMTVALFKRRRLELSCLLILTALTSAGAGDLQDIKQQWKTSRPILEKIKQQPRQYRDAVSKMNLLGRGRAFAKLKGLNKHAVQDTIRVLAIKAQFQLDDDANTAGNGHFDYTGNGQPMYIGGNYLNGHNLDYEPPHDSLYIHNQMLALRNYYLAVSDGQLYIEFEQWPKADTSAYILPHQMSFYSDFYNGGANWGAGLYVLLRDALEAAGSDSCSFSTGSGSAKVPKAVMIFHAGSCWQTDPYGADIPSVFLQMDSSSPIIVKAGADTIYEGIIDAETQSQDGMVLGSQGEIAHEFGHQLGLPDLYDYSMYSVGLGEWELMSWGSWNMNAYVPPHLSAWCKVFLGWSEPKTLEPGADATVAFDWVAKDPDAIVKIPINSHEYYLIENRRAWVDPNSVISDSASADSNGARVWRNGVLIKVNDYDMSLPFELDAGGLLVYHVDENLISQRWYDNSLETGDIKAIYLLEADHVQDLQRWGGSPYSTYASPYDAYYAGNNDRLDDGSDPATIANDGSYTHISVSGITVPSVSMSARVKVGWSLPGFPYDLGQTVDWNSANYAVLGDTTVLIIPGNDGRVYAVMSNGQGLFNRDTILVLLGSDTVKVRAEYARVSGNIYSSPAIGDVNKDGRPEVFVSSADSLTQGSVWGFSFDYHSETEITPNANSYTLNRADLLDSFPVFTKGPIFSSPTLADIDGDDTLEIMVACDDKKLYAWRFNGSLVSGYPKDLAMETRATPSAAELYANSPGSEVMILSGDSRVFALADSGKDLSGFPALSPWVDWASASTAVGDINRDGNPEIVACPKNQITVLDKLGRTVSGWPVSHDQTAITTPALGDLDGDGYLEIVVAIGVKLYAYNYNGTLISGFPKVISESLNVQSSPVLADVNNDDLQEIVIGSPDGRIYAFKGNGTDAPGFPLTVGGKVLSTPLLTDLDGDSSDIELAVGCDDGNLYVWSIGSPVTVTRLHWPMFCGNQAHTGFIDWDPALRALSAKSGELIKNAYVYPSPARGDHAKIRFFLENNAEVDVKIFNLAGELVRQYSQPGQAMTENEVVWSLEQIASGVYIIRVEANDGTNAIVKTCKAAVIK; this is encoded by the coding sequence ATGGCTTTGGGGTGGGCTACAAGAAAATCCAGTTTGATTTCGGAATGGAGCCCGGAGGCGAATTGCAGAAATACAATAAAAAATTCTCACTTTCTGTCGAGTTATAATATGACGGTTGCACTTTTTAAACGCCGCCGGCTGGAACTATCGTGTCTATTGATCCTTACGGCATTAACCTCTGCGGGTGCCGGAGACCTGCAGGATATAAAACAGCAATGGAAAACCTCCCGGCCGATTTTGGAAAAGATCAAGCAGCAGCCCCGCCAGTACCGGGATGCCGTGTCAAAAATGAACCTGTTGGGCCGGGGTCGGGCATTTGCCAAATTAAAAGGGCTGAACAAACATGCGGTTCAGGACACCATTCGCGTTCTGGCAATTAAAGCCCAGTTCCAGCTGGATGATGACGCCAACACCGCCGGTAACGGGCATTTCGATTACACCGGCAACGGTCAGCCGATGTACATCGGCGGCAACTACCTTAACGGACATAACCTGGATTATGAGCCGCCACATGACAGCTTGTACATCCATAATCAGATGCTGGCCTTGCGCAACTATTACCTGGCTGTATCCGATGGACAATTGTACATAGAGTTTGAACAATGGCCAAAAGCCGATACATCTGCGTACATCTTACCCCACCAAATGTCATTTTACAGTGATTTTTACAACGGGGGAGCGAATTGGGGAGCGGGGTTGTATGTCCTGCTGAGGGATGCATTGGAAGCAGCCGGCAGCGACAGTTGCAGTTTTAGCACCGGAAGCGGGTCAGCCAAAGTCCCCAAAGCAGTGATGATATTCCATGCAGGATCTTGCTGGCAGACCGATCCGTACGGTGCAGACATCCCGTCAGTGTTCTTGCAGATGGATAGTTCCAGTCCCATCATTGTCAAGGCCGGGGCTGATACCATCTACGAAGGAATCATTGACGCCGAGACACAAAGCCAGGACGGGATGGTGCTCGGTTCGCAGGGCGAAATAGCTCACGAATTCGGTCATCAGTTGGGCCTGCCGGATCTCTATGATTATTCCATGTACTCGGTGGGCTTGGGAGAATGGGAATTGATGTCCTGGGGTTCGTGGAACATGAACGCCTATGTGCCGCCGCATCTTTCGGCCTGGTGCAAGGTATTTTTGGGGTGGTCTGAGCCTAAGACCTTGGAGCCAGGCGCGGACGCTACGGTTGCCTTTGACTGGGTGGCCAAGGACCCGGATGCCATCGTGAAAATACCCATTAATTCCCACGAGTATTATCTGATCGAGAACCGGCGGGCCTGGGTGGATCCCAACAGCGTCATCTCCGATTCTGCCTCGGCCGATTCCAACGGAGCCAGGGTATGGCGTAACGGAGTCTTGATTAAAGTAAACGACTACGACATGTCCCTGCCGTTTGAACTGGACGCCGGCGGATTATTGGTATATCATGTGGACGAAAATCTCATCAGCCAAAGATGGTATGACAACAGCCTGGAGACGGGGGACATTAAGGCCATCTATCTGCTGGAGGCTGACCATGTTCAGGATCTGCAGCGCTGGGGCGGATCTCCTTATTCCACCTATGCCAGCCCCTACGACGCATATTATGCCGGCAACAACGACCGGCTGGATGACGGCAGCGACCCGGCCACGATAGCCAATGACGGTTCGTATACCCATATTTCCGTATCCGGTATTACTGTCCCATCCGTGAGCATGAGCGCCAGGGTCAAGGTCGGATGGAGCCTGCCGGGTTTTCCTTATGATCTGGGGCAGACGGTGGACTGGAACAGCGCCAATTATGCGGTCTTGGGTGATACCACGGTTTTAATCATACCCGGCAACGATGGCAGGGTATATGCCGTGATGTCCAACGGCCAGGGTTTGTTCAATAGAGATACAATATTGGTATTGTTGGGTAGCGATACTGTCAAAGTAAGAGCTGAATATGCCAGAGTGTCAGGCAATATTTATTCTTCTCCTGCAATAGGAGACGTCAATAAAGACGGCCGGCCCGAAGTATTTGTGTCCTCGGCTGATTCGTTAACCCAGGGTTCTGTTTGGGGTTTTAGCTTTGACTATCATAGTGAAACGGAAATTACACCAAACGCCAATTCATATACCTTAAATAGAGCGGATCTGCTTGATAGCTTTCCCGTTTTTACCAAGGGCCCGATATTTTCATCGCCCACTTTGGCAGATATTGACGGTGATGATACTTTGGAAATAATGGTTGCGTGTGATGACAAAAAACTTTATGCCTGGCGCTTTAACGGAAGCCTTGTGTCAGGTTATCCAAAAGATCTGGCAATGGAGACCAGGGCCACCCCTTCGGCAGCCGAGTTGTATGCCAATTCTCCTGGTTCTGAGGTAATGATCCTTTCAGGGGATAGCCGGGTTTTCGCTCTGGCTGACAGCGGAAAAGATTTGTCTGGTTTCCCTGCATTGTCGCCATGGGTGGATTGGGCGTCGGCTTCCACCGCTGTTGGTGACATCAACCGGGACGGAAACCCCGAGATAGTGGCCTGTCCTAAAAATCAAATAACTGTTTTGGATAAACTGGGCCGTACCGTTTCCGGCTGGCCGGTATCCCACGACCAGACTGCAATAACCACTCCGGCCCTGGGCGATTTAGACGGAGACGGTTATCTGGAAATAGTGGTAGCCATCGGAGTCAAGCTTTACGCCTATAATTATAACGGGACCCTGATCTCTGGTTTCCCAAAAGTGATATCCGAATCCCTGAATGTCCAATCTTCTCCGGTGTTGGCCGATGTGAACAACGACGATCTGCAGGAGATAGTCATCGGCTCGCCAGATGGAAGGATATATGCCTTCAAAGGCAACGGTACCGATGCCCCAGGATTTCCTTTGACAGTTGGCGGCAAAGTACTTTCCACCCCGCTGCTGACAGACCTTGACGGAGACAGTTCTGATATCGAACTGGCCGTGGGTTGCGATGACGGCAATTTGTATGTCTGGAGCATCGGGTCGCCTGTAACTGTAACCCGCCTTCATTGGCCTATGTTCTGCGGCAATCAGGCCCATACCGGGTTTATTGACTGGGACCCGGCTCTGCGCGCTTTGTCTGCCAAGTCAGGGGAACTGATAAAGAACGCCTACGTTTATCCCAGCCCGGCCCGGGGCGACCACGCAAAGATCAGGTTTTTCCTGGAAAATAACGCGGAAGTAGATGTCAAGATATTCAATCTGGCCGGAGAGCTGGTCCGCCAGTACAGCCAGCCGGGGCAGGCCATGACCGAAAACGAGGTTGTCTGGAGCCTGGAGCAAATAGCGTCCGGCGTTTACATCATCAGGGTGGAGGCCAATGACGGAACGAATGCAATAGTAAAAACCTGCAAAGCGGCGGTGATAAAATGA